Proteins encoded together in one Desulfomicrobium apsheronum window:
- the hypD gene encoding hydrogenase formation protein HypD, producing MNLFDNFKDPQLCKTLLARIHAELDGELRFMEVCGTHTVSIFRSGVRSLLSEKVVHLSGPGCPVCVTHDSEVAAFLELAGKNAIITTFGDLMRVPGPDKKTLKSVQAEGARVKVVYSPFDALKIAQDNPNDKVVFLGVGFETTAPAIAATVKVAREQGISNFSVLCFHKLVPPALDALVGDPELQVQAFLLPGHVSAIIGVEPYRFLAGKHGLPAVVAGFEPVDILQALYMFVTMRNEGKIEVVNAYTRVVSDEGNPKAMSVMNEIFSPCDALWRGIGLIPGSGLEIRDEFAGYDAMRVFDMQLHDVPEIKGCRCGDVLKGKMSPDKCPLFGKACTPASPVGPCMVSTEGSCAAYYKYRI from the coding sequence TTGAACTTGTTTGACAATTTCAAGGATCCCCAGCTGTGCAAGACTCTGCTGGCTCGAATCCACGCCGAACTGGACGGGGAACTCAGGTTCATGGAGGTGTGCGGAACGCATACGGTTTCCATTTTTCGCAGCGGGGTGCGCTCCCTGCTCTCCGAAAAGGTTGTGCACCTCTCGGGCCCCGGCTGTCCGGTTTGCGTGACCCATGACAGCGAAGTGGCGGCCTTCCTCGAACTGGCAGGCAAGAACGCCATCATCACCACTTTCGGCGACCTGATGCGCGTGCCCGGCCCGGACAAGAAGACGCTGAAGAGCGTCCAGGCCGAAGGGGCCCGCGTCAAGGTCGTCTACTCTCCGTTTGACGCCCTGAAGATCGCCCAGGACAATCCGAACGACAAGGTCGTCTTTCTGGGCGTGGGCTTTGAGACCACGGCTCCGGCCATCGCCGCCACGGTCAAGGTGGCCCGTGAGCAGGGCATCTCCAATTTTTCCGTGCTCTGTTTCCACAAGCTCGTCCCCCCGGCCCTGGACGCCCTGGTCGGGGACCCGGAGCTTCAGGTGCAGGCCTTTTTGCTGCCGGGACACGTTTCGGCCATCATCGGCGTGGAGCCCTACCGTTTCCTCGCCGGGAAACATGGCTTGCCAGCCGTGGTGGCGGGGTTCGAACCCGTTGACATTCTGCAGGCGCTCTACATGTTTGTGACCATGCGCAACGAGGGCAAGATCGAGGTCGTCAACGCCTACACCCGCGTTGTCTCCGACGAGGGCAACCCCAAGGCCATGTCCGTCATGAACGAGATTTTTTCGCCCTGCGATGCCCTGTGGCGGGGCATCGGCCTCATCCCCGGCAGCGGGCTCGAGATTCGTGACGAATTCGCGGGCTATGACGCCATGCGCGTTTTCGACATGCAGTTGCACGACGTCCCGGAAATCAAGGGCTGTCGTTGCGGCGACGTGCTCAAGGGCAAGATGTCTCCGGACAAGTGTCCTCTTTTCGGCAAGGCCTGCACTCCGGCCTCGCCGGTGGGTCCGTGCATGGTCTCCACCGAAGGGTCTTGTGCCGCCTATTACAAATACAGAATCTAG
- the hypE gene encoding hydrogenase expression/formation protein HypE has product MERVLLDYGSGGKASHRLIGELFLKYLGNEILDRLDDAAFLHVSSPISMSTDTFTVDPIFFPGGDIGSLAVHGTVNDVAMLGARPKYMTCGFIIEEGLPMADLERIVESMGNAAREAGVLVVSGDTKVVPKGTVDKIFINTTGIGEIFVAEAPNGHRAAPGDAILISGFMGDHGLAILSKREGLTFEAPVLSDCASLNHLIVRLLEAIPEVHVLRDPTRGGLATTLNEIAGQSGVECRIFESQIPVRPEVSGGCSFLGLDPLYLANEGKFICILPQEHAEAALAIMRSDPLGADAVQIGNVRGEHPGKVVLETPLGGTRLMDMLEGEQLPRIC; this is encoded by the coding sequence GTGGAAAGGGTTCTTCTTGATTACGGCAGTGGCGGCAAGGCTTCGCACCGGCTCATCGGTGAGCTTTTTCTCAAATATCTGGGCAACGAGATTCTTGACCGTCTCGATGACGCGGCCTTTCTGCATGTCAGTAGCCCCATCTCCATGAGCACCGACACGTTCACCGTGGACCCCATCTTTTTCCCCGGCGGCGACATCGGATCCCTGGCCGTGCACGGCACTGTCAATGACGTGGCCATGCTCGGCGCGCGTCCGAAATACATGACCTGCGGATTCATCATCGAAGAAGGGCTGCCCATGGCCGATCTGGAACGCATTGTCGAGTCCATGGGAAATGCCGCCCGCGAGGCTGGAGTCCTGGTGGTTTCGGGCGACACCAAGGTCGTGCCCAAGGGCACGGTGGACAAAATTTTCATCAACACCACGGGCATCGGCGAAATCTTCGTGGCCGAGGCCCCGAACGGGCACCGGGCAGCGCCCGGAGATGCGATCCTGATCAGCGGTTTCATGGGCGACCATGGCCTCGCGATCCTGTCCAAACGCGAGGGACTGACCTTCGAGGCCCCCGTGCTTTCGGACTGCGCCTCGCTCAATCACCTCATCGTGCGTCTGCTTGAGGCCATCCCCGAGGTGCATGTGCTGCGCGACCCCACCCGAGGCGGTCTGGCCACGACCCTCAACGAAATTGCCGGACAGTCGGGCGTGGAGTGCCGGATTTTCGAGTCGCAGATCCCGGTTCGTCCGGAGGTCAGCGGTGGGTGCTCCTTTTTGGGCCTTGATCCGCTGTATCTGGCCAATGAGGGCAAGTTTATCTGCATCCTGCCCCAGGAACACGCCGAGGCGGCCCTGGCCATCATGCGCTCCGACCCGCTCGGCGCGGACGCGGTGCAGATCGGCAACGTCCGGGGCGAACACCCCGGCAAGGTCGTGCTGGAAACGCCCCTCGGCGGAACCCGGCTCATGGATATGCTCGAAGGCGAACAGCTGCCGCGCATCTGCTGA
- a CDS encoding 3'-5' exonuclease: protein MNAFPAYVAIDFETADSRRDSACAVGLTKVRGGEIVDRLYGLIRPPRSRFSPFCVNVHGIHWSDVKDAPPFREFWIEHAQFLEDADFLAAHNASFDRSVLGACCTMAGLPAPTLPFVCTVDLARNQWNLRPTKLPDVCRYLGLNLNHHHAGSDAEACARIVMAAVAQNPRCLASFGL from the coding sequence ATGAACGCTTTCCCGGCCTACGTGGCCATCGACTTCGAAACGGCGGATTCGCGTCGCGACAGCGCCTGCGCCGTGGGCCTGACCAAGGTCCGCGGCGGCGAGATCGTGGACAGGCTCTACGGCCTGATCCGCCCGCCGCGTTCGCGCTTTTCGCCGTTTTGCGTGAACGTGCACGGCATTCACTGGTCCGACGTCAAGGACGCTCCGCCTTTCCGGGAATTCTGGATCGAGCACGCCCAGTTTCTGGAGGATGCGGATTTTCTGGCCGCGCACAACGCCAGCTTCGATCGCTCGGTGCTCGGCGCGTGTTGCACCATGGCCGGTTTGCCCGCCCCAACCCTGCCTTTTGTTTGTACCGTGGATCTGGCCCGCAACCAGTGGAACCTGCGCCCGACCAAATTGCCGGACGTGTGCCGCTATTTGGGGCTTAATCTCAATCATCATCATGCCGGGTCCGACGCCGAGGCCTGCGCCCGCATCGTCATGGCTGCCGTGGCGCAGAATCCCCGCTGTCTGGCTTCTTTCGGATTATAG
- a CDS encoding manganese-dependent inorganic pyrophosphatase produces the protein MSVYVFGHKNPDSDTVCSAIALADLKSKLGVACTPTAQGELAPETKFILDKFGVAAPAVKTEYAGEKVFLVDTSDLAQLPDDIKQAEVLGIVDHHKLGDLTTSSPLECWIWPVGCTATVLTAMYKFHGIEVPKNIAGIMLCAILSDTVIFKSPTCTPADKEAAAELGKIAGIADLAALGMEMFKVKSAVEGTPARELVLRDYKDFNMNGTKVGIGQLEVVDLSILDAVKGDLAADIAALKAEKGNHSIFLLLTDIMKEGSEILIASDDAAVVEKAFGVKPVDGKAWLPKVMSRKKDVVPKFEKAFA, from the coding sequence ATGTCCGTTTATGTTTTTGGTCACAAGAATCCCGATTCCGATACCGTTTGCAGCGCCATCGCGCTGGCCGACCTGAAGAGCAAGCTCGGCGTAGCCTGCACCCCGACCGCCCAGGGCGAACTGGCCCCCGAGACCAAGTTCATCCTCGACAAGTTCGGCGTTGCCGCTCCTGCCGTGAAGACCGAATATGCCGGTGAAAAAGTTTTTCTGGTCGACACCTCCGACCTGGCTCAGCTGCCTGACGACATCAAGCAGGCTGAAGTCCTGGGCATCGTCGATCACCACAAGCTGGGTGATCTGACCACCTCCAGCCCCCTGGAATGCTGGATCTGGCCCGTTGGCTGTACCGCCACCGTCCTGACCGCCATGTACAAGTTCCACGGCATCGAAGTTCCCAAGAACATCGCCGGCATCATGCTCTGCGCCATCCTGAGCGACACCGTCATCTTCAAGTCCCCGACCTGCACCCCGGCCGACAAGGAAGCTGCCGCCGAACTGGGCAAGATCGCCGGTATCGCCGACCTGGCCGCCCTGGGCATGGAAATGTTCAAGGTCAAGTCCGCCGTTGAAGGCACCCCGGCCCGCGAGCTGGTTCTGCGCGACTACAAGGACTTCAACATGAACGGCACCAAGGTTGGCATCGGCCAGCTGGAAGTGGTCGACCTGTCCATCCTCGACGCCGTCAAGGGTGACCTGGCCGCCGACATCGCCGCACTGAAGGCCGAGAAGGGCAACCACTCCATATTCCTGCTGCTGACCGACATCATGAAGGAAGGCTCCGAGATCCTGATCGCCTCCGACGACGCCGCCGTGGTCGAGAAGGCCTTCGGCGTCAAGCCTGTGGACGGAAAGGCATGGCTGCCCAAGGTCATGTCCCGCAAAAAGGACGTAGTGCCCAAGTTCGAAAAGGCTTTCGCCTAA
- a CDS encoding PTS sugar transporter subunit IIB → MIWFRIDNRLVHGQIIEAWLPHIRAKTLLVANDDLAADELRQEIMSLAVPSGISFLCCQVSEVASMLRNVRKNDPDQHVLILFSDCADAKAAHMAGLSFSLVNIGNLHYGPGKEQVCEHIALGAEDRSCLKYFKEHGVEIDFRCVPSATTKINL, encoded by the coding sequence GTGATCTGGTTCCGCATCGACAACCGCCTTGTGCATGGCCAGATCATCGAGGCCTGGCTTCCGCACATCAGGGCCAAGACCCTGCTGGTCGCCAACGACGACCTCGCCGCCGACGAATTGCGGCAGGAAATCATGAGCCTGGCAGTGCCAAGCGGCATCTCCTTTTTGTGCTGCCAAGTCTCGGAGGTCGCTTCGATGCTGCGCAACGTACGCAAGAACGATCCGGATCAGCATGTCCTGATCCTCTTTTCCGACTGCGCCGATGCCAAGGCCGCGCACATGGCCGGGCTGTCCTTTTCCCTGGTCAACATCGGCAATCTGCATTACGGACCGGGCAAGGAGCAGGTGTGCGAACACATCGCCCTGGGAGCGGAAGACCGCTCCTGTCTGAAATATTTCAAGGAGCACGGCGTGGAGATCGATTTCCGCTGCGTGCCTTCGGCAACGACCAAGATTAACCTGTGA
- a CDS encoding PTS sugar transporter subunit IIA, whose translation MVGVIVVTHGQFGKYLLEAAQTILGPQEQCAHIAVEGTVEMSALLSDLKYTVKQMETGDGVIILTDMFGGTPSNISLSLLQPGKVDVLSGANLPMLLRVLGMRTQDLSKLAQDAKNAAIQGIVVAGEVLTRKITEA comes from the coding sequence ATGGTTGGAGTGATCGTGGTGACCCATGGCCAGTTTGGCAAATATCTGCTTGAAGCGGCCCAGACGATTTTAGGGCCGCAGGAACAGTGTGCCCACATAGCCGTGGAAGGAACCGTGGAAATGAGCGCCCTGCTTTCGGACCTCAAGTACACCGTCAAGCAGATGGAAACGGGTGACGGCGTCATCATCCTGACCGACATGTTCGGCGGCACGCCGTCCAACATCAGCCTGTCTCTGCTTCAGCCGGGCAAGGTCGACGTCCTGTCCGGGGCGAACCTGCCCATGCTGCTCAGGGTTCTGGGCATGCGCACCCAGGATCTGTCCAAACTCGCCCAGGACGCCAAGAACGCGGCCATTCAAGGCATCGTTGTCGCCGGCGAAGTATTGACCCGCAAAATCACCGAGGCTTAG
- the rapZ gene encoding RNase adapter RapZ produces MQPQPEQKNVVIVSGMSGSGKSTALKVFEDMGFFCVDGLPARMAPALIELFFNSSAKDYPGLAMGMDLRQPDFVGQWKEVLLDVQKFSVRPTILFTDSSNQILLRRYATTRRPHPLASGNLGLEGALEREREILEPIRAQADLVIDTSHYSVHDLRRVIQDKWESLSSRSQGMRVHLISFGFKYGAPAEADMVTDLRFLPNPYFDEALRPMSGKDEAIARYVLDSNPGREYLRRLLEFLDFTLPLYALEGRYRLTMAFGCTGGRHRSVAVTEAVLAHLGEQGFNVSVEHRHFSLG; encoded by the coding sequence ATGCAGCCTCAACCTGAACAGAAAAACGTGGTCATTGTCTCCGGCATGTCCGGTTCAGGCAAAAGCACGGCGCTCAAGGTCTTTGAAGACATGGGCTTTTTCTGCGTGGACGGACTTCCGGCGCGCATGGCTCCGGCGCTCATCGAACTGTTCTTCAACTCCTCCGCCAAGGACTACCCCGGGCTGGCCATGGGCATGGATCTGCGCCAACCCGACTTTGTGGGTCAGTGGAAGGAAGTGCTGCTTGATGTCCAGAAGTTTTCCGTGCGGCCGACCATTCTCTTCACGGATTCCTCCAACCAGATCCTGCTGCGCAGATACGCCACCACCCGCCGTCCGCATCCCCTGGCCTCGGGCAACTTGGGGCTGGAGGGGGCGCTGGAGCGGGAACGGGAAATACTGGAACCCATCCGCGCCCAGGCTGATCTGGTCATCGACACGTCGCATTATTCGGTGCACGATCTAAGAAGGGTCATTCAGGACAAGTGGGAGAGTCTCTCTTCCCGCAGCCAGGGCATGCGCGTGCATCTCATCTCTTTTGGCTTCAAGTACGGGGCCCCGGCCGAGGCGGACATGGTTACGGACCTGCGCTTCCTGCCCAACCCCTATTTCGACGAGGCCCTGCGCCCCATGTCCGGAAAAGACGAAGCCATCGCCCGGTACGTGCTGGACAGCAACCCCGGGCGCGAATACCTGCGTCGGCTTTTGGAATTTCTTGATTTCACCCTGCCGCTTTATGCGCTGGAAGGGCGTTACCGCCTGACCATGGCTTTCGGATGCACGGGCGGCCGCCACAGGTCCGTGGCCGTGACCGAGGCCGTTCTGGCACATCTGGGCGAACAGGGCTTCAACGTATCTGTCGAACATCGGCATTTCAGTCTTGGATAA
- a CDS encoding PTS sugar transporter subunit IIA, protein MKLAEYLDKDLIISDLSARTKTEVLAELVSTLSTKYPDLDPKRVTQVLMDREMLGTTGIGDGIAIPHGKLDSIDQVLVIVGRSHEGVDFASLDHKPASIFFTVLAPSNVVGLHLKLLATVSRLLKDGSFRQAFANSPGQEGLWHLLQTV, encoded by the coding sequence ATGAAGCTTGCTGAATACCTGGACAAGGATTTGATCATCTCCGACCTCTCGGCCAGGACCAAAACCGAGGTCCTGGCCGAACTCGTTTCGACGCTGTCGACCAAATACCCCGATCTTGACCCCAAGCGCGTGACCCAGGTCCTCATGGACCGGGAAATGCTCGGGACCACCGGCATCGGAGACGGCATCGCCATCCCTCATGGCAAGCTGGACAGCATCGATCAGGTTCTGGTCATTGTCGGCCGCAGCCACGAAGGCGTGGATTTTGCCAGCCTGGACCACAAGCCGGCCAGCATCTTTTTCACGGTGCTGGCTCCTTCAAACGTGGTTGGCCTGCATTTGAAACTCCTGGCCACGGTTTCCCGCCTGCTCAAAGACGGATCGTTCCGCCAGGCCTTTGCCAATTCCCCCGGTCAGGAAGGACTGTGGCATCTGCTGCAGACCGTCTAG
- the hpf gene encoding ribosome hibernation-promoting factor, HPF/YfiA family: MRITFNFKNFDPSDHLRKYAKDRFGKLAKFMAGTPDAELQVNLEVEKFRHVADIVLTGKNVHISAREDSEDMYSTVDLVWDKLEAQMRKTRDKDKSRRKGGSDSPRMDAASFDDDADTRRKPVIQKTDDFSPKPMIVEEAALQLESSDNEFLVFLNAESERINVIYRRKTGDFGLIDPGV, encoded by the coding sequence ATGAGGATTACCTTCAATTTCAAAAACTTCGATCCTTCCGACCATCTGCGCAAATACGCCAAGGACCGCTTCGGCAAGCTCGCCAAATTCATGGCCGGCACCCCCGACGCTGAGCTGCAGGTCAATCTCGAAGTGGAGAAATTCCGGCATGTCGCCGATATAGTGCTGACTGGAAAGAACGTGCATATCTCCGCCCGCGAAGACAGCGAGGACATGTACTCCACCGTCGACCTCGTCTGGGACAAGCTTGAAGCCCAGATGCGCAAGACCCGCGATAAGGACAAGAGCCGACGCAAGGGCGGCAGCGACAGCCCCCGCATGGACGCCGCGAGTTTTGACGACGACGCGGACACCAGGCGCAAGCCCGTCATCCAAAAAACCGATGACTTCTCGCCCAAGCCCATGATCGTTGAAGAAGCAGCGCTGCAGCTTGAAAGCTCGGACAACGAATTCCTCGTATTCCTCAACGCCGAAAGCGAAAGGATCAATGTCATTTACCGACGCAAAACCGGCGATTTCGGTTTGATCGACCCCGGGGTATAG
- the rpoN gene encoding RNA polymerase factor sigma-54: MGLELRQNLKLTQQLVMTPQLQQAIKLLQLSRFELLEAVQQELLENPMLEEGVKEISEEHEIQAPAETRPETSYEDAELMRNADWENYLGDFSSTAKQVQFKETEALEEMMSYEARLSGKPSLDGHLLWQLCLSNITEEEEMIGEAIIGNLDSQGYLMSTAEDIASETLSPLALVESMLHRLQRFDPVGVAARSPRECLLIQLEMLGQDDPILISLVGEHLEDIEKRRYKPLLRKFKIQMEDLKAYLDIIQSLDPMPGASYGSESTIYVSPDVFVYEYEGDFVIVMNDDGLPKLQLSPYYMDDMHLAVKGPDREYLHDKMRSAMWLMKSLHQRQRTLYKVVESIVRFQRGFFEHGVTKLKPLILKDVADDIEMHESTVSRITTNKYVATPHGIMELKFFFNSALEMDDGTQVGSESVKAIIKKMVSEEDPKHPYSDEKIASVLKERLDVNIARRTVAKYRAVLGIDSSSKRKQVF; the protein is encoded by the coding sequence ATGGGCCTTGAACTCCGACAAAACCTCAAGCTGACGCAGCAGCTGGTCATGACACCGCAGCTGCAGCAGGCCATCAAGCTGCTTCAGCTCTCCAGATTCGAGCTTCTCGAAGCCGTTCAGCAGGAGTTGCTTGAGAACCCCATGCTTGAGGAGGGGGTCAAGGAAATTTCAGAAGAGCACGAAATCCAGGCTCCGGCAGAAACACGCCCGGAAACTTCCTACGAAGACGCGGAGCTGATGCGCAACGCGGACTGGGAAAACTACCTCGGCGATTTTTCAAGCACCGCCAAGCAAGTGCAGTTCAAGGAGACCGAGGCCCTTGAGGAGATGATGTCCTACGAGGCCAGGCTCTCGGGCAAGCCTTCCCTGGATGGTCATCTGCTGTGGCAGCTCTGTCTGTCCAACATCACCGAAGAAGAGGAGATGATCGGCGAGGCCATCATCGGCAACCTCGATTCCCAGGGCTACCTGATGAGCACCGCCGAGGACATCGCCTCCGAGACGCTCTCTCCCCTGGCCCTGGTGGAGTCCATGCTGCATCGTCTGCAGCGCTTCGATCCCGTGGGCGTGGCCGCGCGCTCTCCTCGGGAATGCCTGCTCATCCAGCTGGAAATGCTGGGCCAGGACGATCCCATCCTGATCTCCCTGGTGGGGGAACATCTCGAAGACATCGAAAAGCGCCGCTACAAACCGCTCCTGCGCAAGTTCAAGATCCAGATGGAGGATCTCAAGGCCTATCTGGACATAATCCAGTCCCTGGACCCCATGCCGGGCGCCAGTTACGGCAGCGAGAGCACCATATATGTCAGCCCGGATGTTTTCGTGTACGAATACGAAGGGGATTTCGTCATCGTCATGAACGACGACGGCCTGCCCAAGTTGCAGCTCAGCCCGTACTACATGGACGACATGCACCTGGCCGTCAAAGGCCCGGACCGTGAATATCTGCACGACAAGATGCGCTCCGCCATGTGGCTCATGAAGAGCTTGCACCAAAGGCAAAGAACATTATATAAAGTGGTTGAAAGCATTGTCAGGTTTCAGCGGGGCTTTTTTGAACACGGGGTGACCAAGCTCAAACCGCTCATCCTCAAGGATGTAGCCGATGACATCGAAATGCACGAGTCCACGGTCAGCCGGATCACCACGAACAAATACGTGGCCACCCCGCACGGCATCATGGAACTGAAATTTTTCTTCAATTCCGCGCTGGAAATGGATGATGGAACCCAGGTCGGATCCGAATCGGTCAAGGCCATCATAAAGAAAATGGTCAGCGAGGAAGACCCGAAGCACCCCTACAGCGATGAAAAAATCGCTTCGGTGCTGAAGGAACGGCTGGATGTGAACATCGCCCGGCGAACAGTGGCCAAATATCGCGCGGTGCTGGGGATCGATTCCTCATCAAAGCGAAAACAGGTTTTTTGA
- the lptB gene encoding LPS export ABC transporter ATP-binding protein, with translation MTTLTGQNLAKRYGARDVVHDIELDVSQGEVVGVLGPNGAGKTTTFYMLAGIVRPTRGQVLLDGQDITRWPLHKRARAGMSYLPQESSIFRKLTVRQNLQLILEYSGFSRDEQKHTADRLLDELGITRLEGQLAAFLSGGERRRLEIARALIQNPKFILLDEPFAGIDPLAVDDIQAIIRDLRDKNIGVLISDHNVRETLQICDRAYLVHDGRIILNGSPEEIVADPGARKVYLGEGFSL, from the coding sequence GTGACCACCCTGACCGGTCAGAATCTGGCCAAGCGTTACGGAGCCAGGGATGTCGTGCACGACATCGAGCTTGACGTGAGCCAGGGCGAAGTGGTTGGCGTCCTGGGGCCCAACGGGGCAGGCAAGACGACCACCTTCTACATGCTCGCGGGCATCGTGCGGCCCACGCGGGGACAGGTCCTCCTGGACGGCCAGGACATAACCCGCTGGCCCCTGCACAAAAGGGCCCGCGCGGGCATGAGCTACCTGCCGCAGGAAAGCTCAATCTTTCGCAAACTGACCGTGCGTCAGAACCTGCAACTGATTCTCGAATATTCGGGATTCTCACGCGACGAGCAAAAGCACACGGCGGACAGGCTGCTCGATGAACTGGGGATCACCCGCCTTGAAGGACAGCTGGCCGCCTTTCTGTCCGGCGGAGAACGCCGCAGGCTGGAAATTGCCCGCGCCCTGATCCAGAATCCAAAATTCATCCTCCTGGACGAACCCTTCGCCGGCATCGATCCCCTGGCCGTGGACGACATCCAGGCCATCATCCGGGACCTTCGCGACAAGAACATCGGCGTGCTCATCTCCGACCACAATGTTCGCGAAACGCTCCAGATCTGCGACCGTGCGTACCTTGTCCACGACGGCCGCATCATCCTGAACGGCAGCCCGGAAGAGATCGTCGCCGACCCGGGTGCGCGCAAGGTTTACCTCGGTGAAGGATTCAGCCTCTAG
- a CDS encoding LptA/OstA family protein: MRSLIILLFLACATPLWAAETVPVKITSDTMTYTQKGDQVIFTGSVYVIRQDIQLWSDTLTVLLEKKDGAKNATQSVPDEQGAIKKIIAKGNVRIKADKGRTGTCGKATYEADKDLLTMEDSPMLMEGANKIQGEVIKLYIKENRSEVLGGKGRVEAIFNTPAGNQGLGQ; the protein is encoded by the coding sequence ATGCGTTCACTCATAATTCTTCTCTTCCTCGCCTGTGCGACGCCTCTCTGGGCGGCCGAGACCGTCCCGGTCAAGATCACTTCCGACACCATGACCTACACCCAGAAAGGGGACCAAGTGATTTTCACCGGCTCCGTGTATGTCATTCGTCAGGACATCCAGCTCTGGTCCGACACGCTGACCGTGCTGCTGGAAAAAAAGGATGGCGCCAAGAACGCCACCCAGAGCGTGCCTGACGAGCAGGGAGCCATCAAGAAAATCATCGCCAAGGGCAACGTGCGCATAAAAGCGGACAAGGGCCGCACCGGCACCTGCGGAAAGGCCACCTACGAAGCCGACAAGGACCTACTGACCATGGAAGACAGCCCCATGCTCATGGAAGGCGCCAACAAGATCCAAGGCGAGGTCATAAAGCTCTACATCAAGGAAAACCGCAGCGAGGTCCTGGGCGGCAAGGGACGGGTCGAGGCCATCTTCAACACTCCCGCCGGCAACCAGGGGCTTGGGCAGTGA
- the lptC gene encoding LPS export ABC transporter periplasmic protein LptC, producing MKRLLVGLLALVVLAGIAMLGKRLLWPERLDNPSIRNLDVDLSLKGVNLSQGKDGKKLWNLSATGADYSENGDELTLAAPIIVYWGEEGGEPIEVRAPRGQVWQKEDRARMWDGVNGTQGQYEMRSETLDYTGQNRTLVLGGTVELTGESMQGRSDTLTYFLDTGDFLAQGNVQVIMN from the coding sequence ATGAAGCGACTGTTGGTCGGGCTTTTGGCCCTTGTCGTTCTGGCCGGAATCGCGATGCTCGGCAAACGCCTGCTCTGGCCCGAGCGTCTGGACAATCCGTCGATCCGGAATCTGGATGTGGACCTGAGCCTCAAAGGCGTAAACCTGAGCCAGGGCAAGGACGGCAAGAAGCTCTGGAACCTGAGCGCCACCGGCGCCGACTACTCCGAAAACGGCGATGAACTGACGCTCGCCGCCCCGATCATCGTCTATTGGGGCGAAGAAGGCGGGGAACCCATCGAAGTTCGGGCGCCCAGGGGGCAGGTCTGGCAAAAAGAGGACCGGGCCAGAATGTGGGATGGGGTCAACGGCACCCAGGGCCAATACGAGATGCGCTCCGAGACCCTTGACTACACAGGACAAAACCGCACACTCGTGCTCGGCGGCACGGTTGAACTGACTGGCGAATCCATGCAGGGCCGCTCGGACACCCTGACATATTTTCTGGACACAGGGGACTTCCTGGCCCAAGGCAACGTCCAGGTCATCATGAACTGA
- a CDS encoding KdsC family phosphatase produces MNAELLARDVRLIILDVDGVLTDGGLYYDESGCVMKRFNVQDGLAIKMAPQAGIEFAVITGLDSPAVRRRVTELGISHYYPGHHRKAPILRRISEETGIPLAQMAYVGDDWVDAAPMSLVGLPIAVPNARPEILKLAAWTTRSMGGQGAVREAIDFILRAQGKLEALWQDWVRE; encoded by the coding sequence ATGAATGCTGAACTCCTCGCCCGGGACGTGCGTCTGATCATCCTGGACGTGGACGGGGTGCTCACCGACGGCGGCCTCTATTATGACGAATCAGGCTGCGTGATGAAACGCTTCAACGTCCAGGACGGACTGGCCATCAAGATGGCCCCGCAGGCCGGCATCGAATTCGCGGTCATCACCGGCCTTGATTCCCCGGCAGTGCGCAGGCGGGTCACGGAGCTTGGCATCAGCCATTACTATCCCGGCCATCACCGCAAGGCCCCGATCCTGCGCCGGATTTCCGAAGAGACGGGCATCCCCTTGGCGCAGATGGCCTATGTCGGTGACGACTGGGTCGATGCGGCGCCTATGTCCCTGGTCGGGCTGCCCATCGCCGTCCCCAACGCCCGCCCCGAGATATTGAAACTCGCGGCCTGGACCACCAGATCCATGGGAGGCCAGGGTGCCGTGCGCGAAGCCATAGATTTCATCCTGCGCGCCCAGGGCAAACTCGAAGCCCTTTGGCAGGACTGGGTCCGGGAATGA